A genomic stretch from Bacterioplanes sanyensis includes:
- a CDS encoding DUF3297 family protein, with amino-acid sequence MSDKPALPDHLSVNPKSKFYVEEFFQYDVGIRLNGKERTNVEEYCISEGWIKVSSPTAKDRFGNPMLMKLKGEVEAFYK; translated from the coding sequence ATGAGCGATAAACCCGCATTGCCCGATCATTTGTCCGTTAACCCGAAAAGCAAATTCTACGTCGAGGAATTCTTTCAGTATGACGTCGGCATTCGTTTGAACGGCAAGGAGCGTACGAACGTCGAAGAGTACTGCATCAGTGAAGGTTGGATTAAGGTATCTTCGCCGACGGCCAAAGATCGCTTTGGTAACCCGATGTTGATGAAGCTCAAAGGCGAAGTGGAAGCGTTCTATAAATAA